A section of the Nerophis ophidion isolate RoL-2023_Sa linkage group LG16, RoL_Noph_v1.0, whole genome shotgun sequence genome encodes:
- the slc11a2 gene encoding natural resistance-associated macrophage protein 2, with protein MKEQQDGDLFQEDSRNDNGDIQTNHYSSISPPSSPVDNEEPFSTYFEEKVAIPENVNQVFSFRKLWAFTGPGFLMSIAYLDPGNIESDLQSGAKAGFKLLWVLLGATIIGLLLQRLAARLGVVTGMHLAEVCNRQYPTVPRIILWLMVELAIIGSDMQEVIGCAIALNLLSVGRIPLWAGVLITITDTFVFLFLDKYGLRKLEAFFGFLITVMAISFGYEYVLVKPDQGEVLKGMFLPYCEGCGPVQLEQAVGIVGAVIMPHNIYLHSALVKSREIDRRNKNEVKEANKYFFIESTIALFISFLINVFVVAVFAEAFYNQTNMDVNSKCNSSSIPHSDLFPSNNDTLEVDIYKGGVVLGCFFGPAALYIWAIGILAAGQSSTMTGTYSGQFVMEGFLNLRWSRFARVLLTRSIAITPTLLVAIFQDVQHLTGMNDFLNVLQSMQLPFALIPILTFTSLTSIMNDFANGLVWKICGGVLVLVVCAINMYFVVVYVTSLHSVALYVLVALLSVAYLCFVCYLVWHCLVALGVSCLDFGSRMGLSRHTDIYLLTDMSVDSF; from the exons aggACTCCCGTAACGACAATGGGGACATTCAGACAAACCATTACAGCTCCATCTCACCGCCCTCCTCACCAGTTGACAACGAAGAGCCCTTCTCCACTTACTTTGAAGAGAAGGTGGCCATTCCTGAAAATGTCAACCAG GTGTTCAGTTTCCGGAAGCTTTGGGCTTTCACCGGGCCTGGGTTTTTGATGAGCATCGCCTACTTGGATCCAGGGAACATCGAGTCTGACCTGCAGTCTGGAGCTAAGGCCGGATTTAAG CTCCTATGGGTTCTTCTGGGGGCCACTATCATTGGGCTGCTTTTGCAGAGGTTGGCAGCACGTCTGGGTGTCGTCACAGGGATGCACCTGGCTGAAGTCTGCAACCGGCAGTATCCCAcc GTTCCACGAATAATCCTGTGGCTGATGGTGGAGTTGGCGATTATTGGTTCAGACATGCAGGAGGTGATCGGCTGTGCGATCGCCCTCAATCTCCTCTCTGTGGGAAG GATTCCTTTATGGGCCGGAGTTCTCATTACCATCACAGACACATTTGTGTTCCTCTTCTTGGACAAATACG GTTTGCGGAAACTGGAAGCTTTCTTCGGCTTTCTCATCACCGTCATGGCGATCAGTTTTGGCTACGAG TATGTGCTGGTGAAACCGGACCAGGGGGAGGTGCTGAAGGGCATGTTTCTGCCCTACTGTGAAGGATGTGGTCCTGTGCAGCTGGAGCAGGCTGTCGGTATCGTGGGCGCCGTCATCATGCCGCACAACATCTACCTGCACTCCGCTCTCGTCAAA TCTCGAGAGATCGACCGTCGAAATAAGAATGAAGTAAAAGAAGCCAACAAGTACTTCTTCATCGAGTCGACCATTGCGCTCTTCATCTCCTTCCTCATCAATGTGTTCGTCGTGGCCGTCTTTGCCGAGGCCTTCTACAATCAAACCAACATGGATGTG AACTCGAAGTGCAATTCGAGCAGCATTCCTCACAGTGATCTCTTTCCTTCTAACAACGACACACTGGAGGTGGATATCTACAAAGGG GGCGTGGTTCTGGGCTGTTTCTTTGGCCCAGCTGCACTCTACATCTGGGCTATCGGGATCCTGGCAGCGGGGCAGAGCTCCACCATGACGGGCACCTACTCTGGCCAGTTTGTCATGGAG GGTTTCTTGAACCTGCGCTGGTCCCGCTTCGCGCGAGTGTTGCTCACCCGTTCCATCGCCATCACACCGACGCTGCTGGTTGCCATTTTCCAGGATGTGCAGCATCTGACTGGGATGAACGACTTCCTCAATGTGTTGCAGAGCATGCAG CTTCCTTTTGCTTTGATCCCAATCCTGACCTTCACCAGTCTGACGTCCATCATGAATGACTTTGCAAATGGACT GGTGTGGAAGATCTGTGGCGGTGTCCTGGTCTTGGTGGTGTGTGCCATCAACATGTACTTTGTGGTGGTTTACGTCACCAGCCTACACAGTGTGGCGCTCTATGTGCTGGTGGCGCTTCTCTCCGTGGCCTACCTGTGCTTTGTTTGCTACCTG GTGTGGCACTGTTTGGTCGCCCTGGGGGTCTCCTGTCTGGACTTTGGCAGCAGG